One part of the Mya arenaria isolate MELC-2E11 chromosome 3, ASM2691426v1 genome encodes these proteins:
- the LOC128228971 gene encoding solute carrier family 25 member 45-like gives MPSDTIIHDYIAGAIGGAAGLVVGHPFDTTKVQLQTQHHGHQYRGTLDAIKNIHSFGWIRGFYRGLSWPLVSFGVVNSVFFGVYGHVLKTLESDREKRTSSYFNIYISGCVGGAAQLVFVVPVDYIKTALQSQIPHEVTGAASGANRQYFKGPLQCAKAIFKERGIMGFYKGGVAMGLREIPSYGIYCLSFEVLNAEMKTRGLTDERGVIASLVSGGIAGSLTWASIIPFDVIKSRYQADFAGEYQGFLHCARCLYKEGGVRIFYTGCLVTCLRAFPVNAVTFTVYTHSLKYFEKHF, from the exons ATGCCTTCTGACACTATCATACATGATTACATAGCTGGAGCGATAGGAG GGGCGGCTGGACTAGTTGTCGGACACCCGTTTGACACAACAAAG GTGCAGCTGCAGACACAGCACCATGGCCACCAGTACCGGGGAACGCTGGACGCCATTAAAAACATACACTCATTCGGATGG ATCCGGGGCTTCTACCGCGGTTTATCTTGGCCGCTTGTATCATTCGGCGTCGTCAATTCGGTCTTCTTCGGTGTTTACGGCCACGTCCTAAAGACGCTTGAGTCCGACCGAGAAAAGCGGACGTCTAGTTACTTCAATATCTACATTTCCGGGTGCGTGGGCGGGGCCGCTCAGCTGGTGTTTGTAGTTCCGGTTGACTACATAAAGACGGCCTTACAGTCACAGATTCCGCATGAAGTGACCGGTGCTGCTTCAG GAGCGAATCGACAGTACTTCAAAGGACCTCTTCAATGCGCGAAGGCAATTTTCAAGGAACGAGGGATTATGGGGTTTTACAAAGGGGGCGTGGCAATGGGATTACGAGAGATCCCCTCCTACGGGATATATTGTCTATCGTTTGAAGTATTAAACGCAGAGATGAAAACCAGGGGCCTAACAGACGAACGCGGGGTCATTGCAAGTCTAGTTTCCGGCGGAATTGCTGGATCCCTCACGTGGGCCTCAATCATTCCCTTTGACGTCATCAAGAGTCGGTACCAGGCGGACTTTGCCGGAGAGTACCAAGGATTTCTTCATTGTGCTCGATGTCTCTACAAAGAAGGTGGTGTGCGGATATTCTATACGGGTTGCTTAGTAACATGTCTCAGGGCATTTCCGGTTAACGCCGTTACGTTCACTGTATATACACATTCTTTGAAATACTtcgaaaaacatttttga